tgtgtcacacgctctcgctctctcgctgcacgtggtcctgtaggcaaacgccgcaaaaataatatattgatagctgaacacttccagaaagagacagttgtctaaaaggagagaagaaatgaacatttccaaaatccGTAAaggtgctttcagtaagtacaatgcacacgcgtttaatttgttggccagtTTTTGCCAGCTGACCGCCATCGCacggtcattcagcgattcagttccgagacaaacatgcctcttcttacctggtcctcccccgtccaccttcgttctctaagcttacacaccccctggtcatgtgtccgcttgcaagagcaagtcacggagacccacccaccaacattaagaccatggcgtagatgagaaacacttttttaatgtcttttaagcacaggggaaacaatgtaaatgtgaaacatccgtaatgtaataagccaccaagaaaagtaacatgctatgctatgctatgctatgcacagaagtgaaaacaaattcaagccggtgtattttttaactgccttgtggggctgtagtagtgttgctggtttgcagtaaggagactctggaagattctgtgttcgcttcccggttccttcctgtgtggatagcgctttgaatactgagaatcagtatcggtatatcaatgtaacgaagtattattattcctatgtgtccagaGCGTTCgttcctgtatgtgtgtgtgtgtcacacgctctcgctctctctcttgctcgctcgctgcacgtggtcctgcaGGCAAATGCCgctaaaataatatattgattgctgaacacttccggaaagacacagttgtctaaaaggagggaaaaaaatgaacatttgcaaaatccgtaacgctgctttcagtaagtataatACACACGCGtttgtcggccagtttttgccagccgaccgTCGTCGCgcggtcattcagcgattcagttccgcaacaaacatgcctcttcttacctggtcctcacccctccaccctcgttctctaagcttacacaccccctggtcatgtgcccgctcgtaagagcaactcacggagccccggccaccaactttaagaccattggatgaagcaggtgagacgctaatgaaacagaggcacagggcttattgatttttaaagactgcttccttcattgtgttttgagagggaaacatacaattgtccgtgacttacaattggaggaccgccgacgctaatgaaacagaggcacagggcgtattggtttttaaagactgcttacatcattgtgttttaacctcagttgtaaaggattgttttaaggatcccatgggataccactcgcaaaccgttttacacgctgcatatggcgattcacctccgcgagaaacatgcctctatgaacagtcaacctggctcggaggtgcatgtggcctcaacgacagacgaatataaatgacaccgttttttctgtgtcgtcgcgtccgagttggtgggcgtggctctgcgagttgtcgtcgcatccaatggtcttagagttggtgggcgtggctccttcctgcgtgcgccatgggtgtcttacttgtcggcggcttagtgaaccCACGCCCCTTCTggcatgctttccatggttggctacttgtcttctggcttagtgaattatatatatagatattgctctactttcccctattgtattattaatatgtagccttagaatgcctaatctcacagacttaccactgtttataaggtactattgtatataacttatccccaccttcccttctatatctataacctcaggcaattagatgtagtaaaaagacaagcagaagttaagttgcagtttaaaataatgtattattgataacattcagaaataataacaaaatgcaaagtgtatttgaatattggcaaccatacaacctgattaaatggtgatatgtagttcaggcggcacacagacttgtagttacttaaatgtctctagttaaggcattattggtgctcagctttcagccacatgtctgttcaaaatggctgctgagctgtgctcttcatcgtgtggtcttcatcacaggatagcaagagaaatgcttctttcagatgttggttagtatgAGAGAGATACttaggttaaacacatacattgacatcatggtacttaaaggcctctgagacaagccaattccaaacagccatacctcagactaatgggggaaatagaacatcttagcacctgcccccaaaccatatgttaaagtacaccttagcccatttgcgggggtagaaatgactttagcaaagaaacacttgccaaaccggtttaaaacacacatcacccaaatcctgtcgtaaaattcacaaCAGCCCCATTCCTAAGGGGTGGGGGttgggggtaaacactaaattacattgctttgcccaaattataagtaaaagacatacaaaacatttatcaaattatatgtaaaatctcacatcacaacactctgTTACTCccacctgtcattcctgcacccagccatACCCACTATTATCCGGAGACAGGGTCACGGGaaaggcgcaaagcaggaacaatccctgggcaggacgccagagTATTAAGAGTTATAATAAAATGACTTCTGAACCAGCATGAGACGGTGATTactacaaaaggcgctatataaaataaagttttctttgtcatttgttgCTCTGtatttcacacatacacacacacacattttactgtctgCAGCCTCTGCAAGAAGACTCACCAGAAGGATTTACACCAGTAAGGACACTCTGATGACGGCATGTTAATGctgcattgatttatttttcatattttttcatttttataatcaaaaaGTCAAACGCACCTCCATATATTCCTGCAATAAAAAAGAGGGCCTGgcagaataaaacagaataaattcaAGGGGGAGTGCAGAATTCATCCATTTGGCAGGGTCACGTCAGATCTCAAACAGTCAGGTGGGGGCTGTGCCCTCTACTTGTTTCCTATCTTGCAGCAGCGGGCAGAAGTCCAGTCCTGGTTGGCACACTGGCAGTGGCAGGTCTTCTCGCTCTGAATGTCCCAGGAACCACAGGCGTTCCCACAGGAACAGCTTACTGCTGAGTAATCTGTAAAAGTTCAATGattgtgctttttattatttaggtgaACCTTAGGTATCATTGGATTGGCACGTGTGTGAtgcccagaaaaaaaaatcacaaagtggTGACAAGTGACAAACATCTTAAACTATATGGGGCAGCATGCAGAAACTGGACAGCATGGAGAAATCTCAGGTCTCCTCCATCTGTTCCTGACATGCTGGATGTTTCTCAGTGATGCCAATCATAAAGACAGATCATTAAGGTGAACTTTAACTTACCTGATGGGCAGTTGGCATATGATCCAGACGAGCTGGTACTTGTGCAGCtcagagttgctttttccagaaCAGCTGAAGCTacaagtgaagcaaaatgaaaacCAATGACTTGGCTGAGAGCAGGTTGAGTGTCATTgatacaaaatacaaatacagcaGTGAGGAGCCTGAGGGGACATTCAGCCCAAGGTGTGGTGGGGTGGGGACATTCCTGAAGAGAAACTTCAGATCATAATGTTCCATGGCAAATTAATGCATATAAAAATAACTTGATCATATCAAGTTAAAAATAACTTGAACATGAACTTATCCTTTATGCAATCAATCAGAGCTTCTTGTTTATGTCAGGGTATGTGTTCTGCCTCCTGCTGGTGAGGTGGGTGAGTAATGGACTCCTTCCAGGCCTTTCCAGACTTTTCCTTGATAGGACAATGTAGCCCCAGGCTCTAGAAGGAGCAACCATGTGCTGCCACCT
The Erpetoichthys calabaricus chromosome 17, fErpCal1.3, whole genome shotgun sequence genome window above contains:
- the LOC114667932 gene encoding resistin-like isoform X1, with protein sequence MKSAALLLLLLTTLWCPSSAQQCSFQDLVRLGSDALLKSLASAVLEKATLSCTSTSSSGSYANCPSDYSAVSCSCGNACGSWDIQSEKTCHCQCANQDWTSARCCKIGNK